From the genome of Mycobacterium kansasii ATCC 12478:
AGGACCCGCTCGTCGGCGACCATAGCGTCGTGCAGTGCGCGGTTGATCGCTTGCACCATTGTGATCGGGTGCGGCGCCGGCCACAGCGGTTGAGCTAACTGCGACAGCGACAGCCTTTCCTGCGAGGGGGTTGGGCGATCGGCAATCTGTGTCATGGACGCCTCCTACTCGGTCCGCGCCAATTCGGCGCGCAACTGCCGGCGCTGCGCTTCCAACTCCGGTGTGATGTGGGCGTAGACCGCGGTGAAGAGTTCGTCGACGTCGAAATCGGGCGCGTCAAACACGGCATCGCGCAGTTCGGCCCGTTGCCCCGCCGAACGGGCGGCGACCCGGTCCTCGAGGCTCTGCGACCACAGCCCCAGGTCCTGCAGGTAGCGCCGAAAACGCGGAATCGGGTCCAGAGCCAGCCACCGATCCAGCTCCTGCTGGTCGCGATACCGGGTCGGGTCGTCGGCGGTGGTGTGTGGGCCCAGGCGATAGGTAACCGCCTCGATCAGGCTGGGACCGTTACCGGCTCGGGCCCGAGTGGCGGCCTCGGCCATCACCGCATAGCACGCCAGCACATCGTTGCCGTCCACTCGGATGCCGGGCATCCCATAGCCGATTGCCTTGTGCGCGATGGAAACAGCGGCCGTCTGCTTTCGGACTGGCGTCGATATCGCCCACTGGTTGTTCTGCACGTAGAACAGGCACGGCACCCGGAATACGCCCGCGAGATTCAGCGCCTCGTGGACGTCGCCCTCGCTGGTGGCGCCGTCGCCCAGGAAGGGGACAGTCACCGAGTCCTCGCCGAGGCGTTGGGCGGCCATCGCGGCGCCGACGGCGTGCAATGTCTGAGTGCCAACCGGAACGGACATCGGAGCGCAGCATTTCGTCGTGAATTCCAGCCCGCCATGCCAGCTTCCGCGCCATGCGGCGCCCACGTGTCCGGGCGGGATGCCGCGCACCAGGTATACGCCCAATTCGCGGTATTGCGGAAACAACCAGTCGGCCGCACGCAGGCATGCGGCCGCCCCCACCTGGGCAGCCTCCTGGCCGCGACAGGGTGTGAACAGCGCCAATTCACCCTGGCGCTGCAGGTTCACGAACTCGTCGTCGAGCTCCCGTGTGACCACCATCATTTCGTAGAGCCAGCACAGTGTTTCCGCGGACAGATCACGGCTGTAACGCTCTTCCGCGGTCGGCTTCCCGTCTGGACCTATGAGTTGCACCGGCTCGAGGTCGACCGTCATCGGTGTCTGACACTTCCGAGCCATGCCGCCTCCTCAGCTCACGCCGTCACGCCATGATGAGGATGCCGCCGGGCAGGCCGCATCTTCGCGTCGGCGCGCGTGGTGCGGCGGGTCAATAGCAAAGCCGAGCCAGCAGCTGCTTCGAGCCGGAGTCAGCAGCTGGCTGAACATTCGGCTCGGATCGCCGCAACACTGGCGCTTCTCCCATTATGCTCCCAAATCCGAAGACACCGGGCTGATCGGCTGCGCCGGTGCGGACGTGTCGGGAGCACCCCAACTGGTCAGACGTGGCGGCCGGGCGCGGTCCGACGGTCGCGCCCCGGGACCGCAGACAGCAAAGCGGTCGTCACCCGAGCGCGGATTCCCCCGCCCGCCGCAACAGCATTTCCGCGTGCCGCAGCACCGGTGAGTCGACCATCTGCCCCTCGAACGCGAACACCCCACGCTCGTTCCGCGAGGCGGCCAGCACTCGCCGCGCCCAGTCAAGCTTCTCGTCGCTGGGTCGATACGCCTTGCGCACCACCGGGACCTGGCTCGGGTGAATGCACACTGTCGCGTCGAAACCCACCGTGGCAGCGTCGACCGCCTCCTGCTGCAAGCCTTCGACGTCGCGGATATCCAGGTGCACCGCATCCAGGGCCAAACGGCCGAACGCGGACGCGGCCAGCAGGATCGTTGACCGCACGTGGCGGGCCACATCCCGGTAAGCGCCGTCCGCGCGCCGGCTGGAGCTGCCGCCCAGGGTGGCGATCAGGTCCTCGGCCCCCCACATCATTCCCACGGTGTCGTCGGCGGCGGCGATCTCGGCGGCAAATACCGCACCGCGCGCCGTCTCCACCAGCGCGATGACGTCGCGCGGTGCGAGCGCGGCAACCTGTGCCGCCGACTCGGCCTTGGGCAGCATCACCGTCGGGTACGCGGTGGCGGCCAAGGCCTCCAAGTCACGGGCCTGCTCATCGGTACCGGCCGCGTTGATGCGCACCACGGTGCGTTCGGGGTCCAGCGGGTTATCCCGCAGAGCTTGACGCGCAGCCGACTTCTCCGCTTGGGCCACACCGTCTTCGAGATCGAGGATAACCACGTCGGCGGCGGCGGCTGCCTTGGTGAAGCGCTCCGGGCGGTCGGCCGGGCAGAACAGCCACCCCGGTCCCGCGGCGCGCAGGTTCATCGCGCCTCCTCGACCGGCCGTTTTTGGACCCGTTTTTGGACCAACGTGGTGCGCACCGCGCGGGCGACCATCTCGCCGTGCTGATTACGTGCGGTGTGCTCCAGGGTGACAATGCCTTCGCCGGGACGGCTTTTCGACTCCCGCTTGCCGGTGCACACCGTCTCGGCGTACAGGGTGTCGCCGTGATAGACCGGCTTGGGAAACGACACCTCCGAGAAGCCGAGGTTGGCCACGATGGTGCCGAGCGTCAGCTGCGACACGGACAGCCCGACCATCGTCGACAGGGTGAACATCGAGTTCACCAGCCGCTCACCGCGGAAACCCGGTTGCTCAGCAGCCCAGGCCGCGTCGAGATGCAGCGATTGGGTGTTCATCGTGAGCGTGGTGAACAGGACGTTGTCTGCCTCGGTGACGGTGCGTCCGGGCCGGTGCAGGTAGGTGGTGCCGATCTCGAACTCTTCGAACCACAAGCCCCTCTGGACAATCCTTGCGCCGACTGTGGATTCTGCGACGCGACTCGCCGATGTGGCAGGTTCACGCTCGCCGGCAGGTCTGCTCACGACAGCCCCAGTGATCGTGCGATCAGCATCAGTTGCACCTCGGTGGTGCCCTCACCGATTTCGAGGACCTTGCTGTCGCGGTAGTGACGCGCCACCGGGTATTCGTTCATGAAACCGTAGCCGCCGTGAATTTGGGTGGCGTCGCGCGCGTTGTCCATCGCCGCTTCCGAGGAGACCATCTTGGCGATCGCCGCCTCCTTCTTGAAGGGCTTGCCCGCCAACATCTTTGCCGCGGCCTCGTAATATGCCGTGCGGGCCACATGGGCCCGCGCTTCCATCCGCGCGATCTTGAAACTGATCGCCTGATACGAACCGATCGGCTGGCCGAACGACTGACGCTCCTTGGCATACTTGACGCTCTCGTCGACACAGCCCTGCGCCGCCCCAGTCGCCAGCGCGGCAATCGCGATACGGCCCTCGTCGAGTATGGACAAGAAGTTGGCATAACCCGTTCCCCGGGCACCCAGCAGGTTCTCGGCCGGCACGCGCGCATCGGTGAACGTCAGCGGATGGGTGTCCGACGCATTCCAGCCGACCTTGTTGTAGACCGGCTCGACGACGAATCCCGGTGTGCCGCTGGGCACGATGATCGTCGAGATCTCCTTCTTGCCGTCCGCCACGCTTCCCGTGACCGCCGTGACCGTGACCAGGGAGGTGATATCGGTGCCCGAGTTGGTGATGAACTGCTTGCTGCCGTTGATGATCCACTCGTCGCCCTCGATGCGGGCGGTGGTGCGGGTGCTGCCGGCGTCCGAGCCCGCACCGGGCTCGGTCAACCCGAAGCCGGCCAGCGCCCGGCCGGCGGTCAGATCCGGTAACCACTTGCGCTTCTGCTCTTCGGTGCCGAACCGGTAGATCGGCATAGCCCCCAGGCCTACCGCGGCCTCCAAGGTGATGGCCACCGACTGGTCGACTTTTCCGAGTTCTTCCAGCGCCAGCGCCAACGCGAAGTAGTCGCCGCCCATGCCGCCGTAGTCCTCGGGGAACGGCAGGCCGAACAGTCCCATCTCGCCCATCTTGGCGACAACTTCGTACGGGAAGCTGTGCTCCTCATCGTGTTTGGCCGAAACCGGCGCGACCACCGTGCGTGCGAAGTCAGCCACCGTGTCACGAAGGTCTTGATATTCCTTGGGCAGCGTCCCCGCGGTAATCATTGTCGTCATGATCCTTGATCCTTGATCCGGGCCAACACCTGGTCGACCTTCACCTGCTCTCCGACGGACACCAGCACCTCCAGCTGCCCCGAAACCGGTGCGGTGAGCGCGTGTTCCATCTTCATCGCCTCCACCACCACCACCACGTCGCCCTCGGCAACCTCGGCGCCGGAGGCAGACTGCATCGCGATGACGTTGCCGGGCATGGGGCTGACGACTTCGGCCGGCCGCTCGCCGGCAGCGCGATGAATCTTGCGCTCTTCGGCCTCGCGGATTTGCCAGGTTCCGCGCTCGTCGGCGATCCAGAGATGGCGGTCGGCCTCGGCCCAACGGTAATCACGGCGCACCCCGTTCACCGTCACACTCATCCGGTCCCGCTCCAGTTGCACACTGGCGCACATGGTTTCACCGTCGCCGACCTGCACCCGGGCCGCCCCCGGCAAGCCCCACACTGACACCGTCTCGGTGCGCAACGGAGTCTGCATCGCGGTTCGCACCGGGGCGCTGCCGCCACCGACCCGCCATCCACTCGGGGCGGCCCACAGGTCGCCCGCAGCTTGGCGAGCCAGCACCCACTGCACGTAGAGGCCACCCGCCGCGAACACGTCGTCGGGCGCCGCCAGCGGCGCAAAGTCGGCCAGCCGCTCGTCCAGCAGTGCGGTGTCCAGATCCCCGGACTGCACCCGCTCGTCGGCGAGCAAAAAGCGCAGGAATTCGACATTGGTCTGCACGCCCAGGACCGCGGTGTGCGCCAGCGCCTGGTCCAGCCGCGCCAGCGCCTGCTCGCGATCGGCCCCGTGCGCGATCACTTTGCTCAGCATCGGGTCGTAGTCACTGCCGACCACCGTGCCCGCCAGCAGCGACGAGTCCACCCGCACACCCGCACCGGCGGGTTCGATCACCCGCAGCACCCGCCCGCCGGTGGGCAGAAAGCCGCGTGCGGGATCCTCGGCGTACACCCGCGCCTCGATCGCATGTCCGGAAAGTTCGATGTCGTCCTGTGCAAATGGCAGCTTCTCGCCGGCAGCCACCCGTAGCTGCCACTCGACGAGATCCAGCCCGGTGACCGCCTCTGTGACCGGGTGTTCCACC
Proteins encoded in this window:
- the pdhA gene encoding pyruvate dehydrogenase (acetyl-transferring) E1 component subunit alpha; the encoded protein is MARKCQTPMTVDLEPVQLIGPDGKPTAEERYSRDLSAETLCWLYEMMVVTRELDDEFVNLQRQGELALFTPCRGQEAAQVGAAACLRAADWLFPQYRELGVYLVRGIPPGHVGAAWRGSWHGGLEFTTKCCAPMSVPVGTQTLHAVGAAMAAQRLGEDSVTVPFLGDGATSEGDVHEALNLAGVFRVPCLFYVQNNQWAISTPVRKQTAAVSIAHKAIGYGMPGIRVDGNDVLACYAVMAEAATRARAGNGPSLIEAVTYRLGPHTTADDPTRYRDQQELDRWLALDPIPRFRRYLQDLGLWSQSLEDRVAARSAGQRAELRDAVFDAPDFDVDELFTAVYAHITPELEAQRRQLRAELARTE
- a CDS encoding HpcH/HpaI aldolase/citrate lyase family protein, whose protein sequence is MNLRAAGPGWLFCPADRPERFTKAAAAADVVILDLEDGVAQAEKSAARQALRDNPLDPERTVVRINAAGTDEQARDLEALAATAYPTVMLPKAESAAQVAALAPRDVIALVETARGAVFAAEIAAADDTVGMMWGAEDLIATLGGSSSRRADGAYRDVARHVRSTILLAASAFGRLALDAVHLDIRDVEGLQQEAVDAATVGFDATVCIHPSQVPVVRKAYRPSDEKLDWARRVLAASRNERGVFAFEGQMVDSPVLRHAEMLLRRAGESALG
- a CDS encoding MaoC family dehydratase, which codes for MSRPAGEREPATSASRVAESTVGARIVQRGLWFEEFEIGTTYLHRPGRTVTEADNVLFTTLTMNTQSLHLDAAWAAEQPGFRGERLVNSMFTLSTMVGLSVSQLTLGTIVANLGFSEVSFPKPVYHGDTLYAETVCTGKRESKSRPGEGIVTLEHTARNQHGEMVARAVRTTLVQKRVQKRPVEEAR
- a CDS encoding acyl-CoA dehydrogenase family protein; this encodes MTTMITAGTLPKEYQDLRDTVADFARTVVAPVSAKHDEEHSFPYEVVAKMGEMGLFGLPFPEDYGGMGGDYFALALALEELGKVDQSVAITLEAAVGLGAMPIYRFGTEEQKRKWLPDLTAGRALAGFGLTEPGAGSDAGSTRTTARIEGDEWIINGSKQFITNSGTDITSLVTVTAVTGSVADGKKEISTIIVPSGTPGFVVEPVYNKVGWNASDTHPLTFTDARVPAENLLGARGTGYANFLSILDEGRIAIAALATGAAQGCVDESVKYAKERQSFGQPIGSYQAISFKIARMEARAHVARTAYYEAAAKMLAGKPFKKEAAIAKMVSSEAAMDNARDATQIHGGYGFMNEYPVARHYRDSKVLEIGEGTTEVQLMLIARSLGLS
- a CDS encoding acetyl/propionyl/methylcrotonyl-CoA carboxylase subunit alpha; this encodes MFDTVLVANRGEIAVRVIRTLRRLGIRSVAVYSDPDAEARHVLEADQAVRLGPAAARESYLDIDKVLEAAARTGSQAIHPGYGFLSENADFAAACERAGVVFLGPPTRAIEVMGDKITAKNAVAAFDVPVVPGVAKPGLNDDDLVAAADEVGYPVLIKPSAGGGGKGMRLVEDPARLRDALVSARREAGSSFGDDTLFLERFILRPRHIEVQVLADTHGNVVHLGERECSLQRRHQKVIEEAPSALLDTQTRARIGAAACNTARSVDYVGAGTVEFIVSAERADEFFFMEMNTRLQVEHPVTEAVTGLDLVEWQLRVAAGEKLPFAQDDIELSGHAIEARVYAEDPARGFLPTGGRVLRVIEPAGAGVRVDSSLLAGTVVGSDYDPMLSKVIAHGADREQALARLDQALAHTAVLGVQTNVEFLRFLLADERVQSGDLDTALLDERLADFAPLAAPDDVFAAGGLYVQWVLARQAAGDLWAAPSGWRVGGGSAPVRTAMQTPLRTETVSVWGLPGAARVQVGDGETMCASVQLERDRMSVTVNGVRRDYRWAEADRHLWIADERGTWQIREAEERKIHRAAGERPAEVVSPMPGNVIAMQSASGAEVAEGDVVVVVEAMKMEHALTAPVSGQLEVLVSVGEQVKVDQVLARIKDQGS